tttttgaaaaaaaaaaaaaaaaaaaagaattaagcaGTTGAAATGATTTGTTCGAGGAAGTCATTTCacatgatatataattaaatccaTCATATTATAGACTCATTGCCACCAAGATTATAATTACTTACACCACcaatatccaataataattataagaacTCATAATCATCATGAtcaccacatatatatatatatatattatagcaaTCAGAATTATTTacctagatatatatatatatatatatatatatatatataaatatatatgggcCCATATATAGATGATCAttccaatatatattataaactgGTGTaccatgcatgcagcatgcatttCATAGAAAGTACTGTAAATGCATATGCATGCATTATAGGAGACAGTGGTGGAACCAGCAATTTTCTTTAGGAGGAGCTGACTTTTCTACCGTATGacacatttatgtaaaataaaaaaaattaaaaatcataaaaacataactatatataaaattatcttattatttgctacatatatatgcatagaaatcaaataataaaaacacaacttaatataTGTTATAGATTTTTGACGATAACAATTTTTGGAATAATattcatccattattatttttgtaatgaaatatttagaatttatttttataaaaattatcaagtgatcttttagAATGATATCTTTTATTCTAGTAGATAAGCTAGTTTATCAAGTGCCatataaaatttagatattttcatgtcacattaagtatataatgttataattgAGACTTTAAATAAATTACTTCTTACTTAATGAATTCTAGACGATAAAATTtcttaactatttttcatatagatcattaattttaaataatttttcttgtattttcatattaaaaagtctaaaattgtttaataaaaaattttgagatccatagtaataagtttattatttctcctaaacttaattttaatttaattttagtgagGACACATCCTAAAAATAGatagtatataaaaattatacaaaattttgagactaGCTATAGGAAAAAATATTGGAGAGAGGCATTTCTATGTATTATATTGAAATTCTGAGGActctaaatttttatatttataaaagtataaataaaaactaagggatattttaaattttgaaaaaactttGGGGCGGCCATGGCCCCTCCCAATGTATACCTAGGTCCGCCACTGTATAGGGATGACAATATGCATAGAtcattccaatatatatatccatttacAGTACTTCCCCTGAGAACAGAGTTTAATTACTTTCTTCCATTGACATGATCAGAGTGCATGAGTTGCAAGTACTATTAGTTCTtaatcatgatgatcatgaagTTTCGCACTTTGATCAAGAGTAGTACTAGTACTGGGCTAGCAAGCTATGTCAAACCTGAAGTGGGAAGACTCAAATAAGAATGCATTATGATCATCAGATTGGCCAATTTCTTCCATTAATTAATCTGTGATTCAGTGCTGCAGTCAAGTACTGCAGAACTTGATATCTTCGATGAAGACTCCATTAATGGATCAACAGAAGCTTCGGTCATGACGACAGTCCTACTACTGCTTATTGGCTCGAACACGCTTGTGCTAACCAGTTGAGGATCAGTGAATTTGGCCATTCTCACCTGCCAGAATAAGGTGAAAACACAATGATTAGGTCAATTTAATTCATTAGAGTCTGCATTTATTACAAACAGAACTAAGAGTGAGAGCTTAATATGATGCATGTACATCAAAGAGGCTGGGTCGGCTGCGCTTTCTTTTGTTGGGGCAGGTCTCGATCTGtcgaagaaaatgtttttgtgCATGGCTGGCTACTTGTGTTGGAGTTCTTGTTGTCACAAAGTTTGTAGAGATGCCCCTCCAATTTCCCTTTCCCAGCTTTTCAAGCCCAGCCAGAAAGGCCAGGTGCTCCTCCTCACTCCATTGCACAGCTAAAAGTGTACGTACAATTTAGTGTACGTACAATTTTTCACCATACAAATTAAGgggttttaattataattatatgcaCATGATATCTTGAAGAAGATATTACTCAAAACATCTTAGGGCATACTAACATATTCAAAGgatattttttagaagtttccgaagaagaataatataatgaaacatgtatatattatacagagagaatgaaaatgtaCATAGAGATCTTGTAATAAATTAAGGAAGAATTACCAAAAATCAGAAACAGTTCCATTAATTCAGTAGAAAATTAGGGTCTGTATAGCATATGAGATTCAACACAAGGAAGACTCGTTAAGGAAatgaaaaactataaaaataaaaaaaaataaaaaaattaggacccagagagagagacagagagacaaaCTGAAGCTCACCCTTCTTTCTTTTCCGATTTCTTGTGGCCGTGACGACGCCATCAGAGATAAATTCATTACATTGAGGAAACTTTCCGTCCGTAGTAAGGTCAGAAGACGATGATGAAGAGAGTGTAAACCAATTTGACAGGCCATCCATGCTAAAACTCTTCCTCATAACAAAAGAAGATGacgcagaagaagaagaagaagaagaaaggtcaAGTTGCACACCAAATAGCCTAAAGTACTTATTACCCGTAAGACTCATTTTATGAGTGATGCAAGTCCTTAAATTATGGCCCATATCCCCACAGTATGAGCATTTTCTTGCAATTCTCGCTCTCAGAAAAACAAACACTCTTTAAAGCAAGGAAGTGATAAATTAATACAGACTGCTCTTCAGCTTTCCCGTATATATCATGTGTGTGCatgtatgttatatatatgtatatatgtatctcAGTACGCATGGATAATGATTCGAGTAAAAACTCATGcatcaaagcaagaaagaatgaaagatgatATAATGATCAGTACTGCTCTTTTGGTTGTATACTTTTATTCCCCTCTCTGTTAGATCTTTCTCCATCTTGATCGATCTGATTATATAATTAATGGCATCTCTCTGAGTGCGCGCTCACATGGCATGTGTGAGGGGGCGGGCCTCATGAAATTATCTTACGTATGTATATACGTTTAAACATTGACAGATATCATGCATGGggttagtactatatatatatatatatatatgcgagGCCTATCAGTACCTGACATGAAAAATGCATGTATCATATCCATGATACCATGATATTCAGGCATACATGCATGGCCTACagcagatgatgatgatcacgTCGACCAAGCCCTACCGTATCATGATCATCGACCACATATATAGAATTGAAAGCTGAAACATAGATCGAAAAAATATGCCCTTCACTGCTCATGCATATAAGAAAGGTGTCCAAATAATTATTGtcatgtttctttttttcctgttttactTAAATTAAAGAATCATTTTCAGTGAGAAGTAAAGTCAGTGTCGTTGCGTTAATGCAGTGGTACCGCGGTCCCTGAAAATTGATGTAAACATGCGAACGTTTTTTTAATGGGGGAGTAAAAACAAAGGCATCCTATTCATCAGAGAAAGATCAGGAAGGTTGTTGATGATGGAtcgaagctagctagctaggaaaaTACCAGTAGTAGAACTGCTGCATGCTGCAATATGCTTTGAAAGTACGTACTGGGTCAAAGCGATCATGCATATATGTTATCAATTAattgtaataaaattaaaattaaacaccatttaaataataagttggatttctttttgtaagtattttatttgggATTCCCCAAAATTagatcataaataaatatatattgcatgGTAAGATTACAGCACATGCAATATTGAATAATATTGAGTGTTAACTTTCCCACGTTCCCtgcaagctagctagctgtttGATCATCAGCCGCTAATGCTTTGTTTCGCAAGCAAGCTGTTAATAATGCATGCAGGAGATGGAACAGTACTGGTCCAGTactagtcatatatatatatcgatcggGACGACGTCGGACCacttatgtgtatatgtatCATAGTAAAGCTGCCAGTTTTTGGACGGATATATTAAATTCATGCATGTCGATCTCGTGGTTTGAACAAAAGAAGGGCATGCATCCacgtttttcttttcaattcatAGCTAGCTAGGAATCTAGGATTGTCGACCTCGCCTTCTCTCTCATCCGGCCATGGAGGTTGACAGTTACGAATGGAGGCCTGCAGCTACGAAGGCAAGTGGGTGTAGAGGGTCAGCTACAAATACAAAGGCAAGTAGGTACGTAGAGCTACCTAGCTACTTGCCTTTGTGTCTGTACGACGTTTTggtaattactattttttttttttaacgtttTGGTAATTACTAATGGAGATgctattcatcattttttaatcattatttttttataccttaAGTATATATGTCAGTGTATATATGAATAATcactacaataaaaataagttttagtgatagatgaaactgtcacaaaaaatgaaaaaatgtcaTGAAATACATTTGATaacggtttctgaccgtcaccaccactgtcacgtaatgtgcatcacggattacatttggtgacagtttactgtacaagcgtactaaaaatatttttaatgacggttggggatgtgccgtttgaaataactTTCGAACGTatcattttctgtgacggttagaatctatCATAgaaaattacgttcgaacgtaaaaaagacgagctgacatccgaacgatAAAAGGTAATGTTtattgattatagttcggacgtataatttaaacgttcgaatgtttatacATGTAAACGTTATgttcgaatctcgaatccaacgaaaatgaaataatgtccgaacaTTTGTAtcataacgttcggacgttaattcaaatgttaagagagtagagttAGAATGTAAAGTGTACATTCggatgtttggaacgttaaacttttctgatatttgaatgtttttttaacttgggtttaaacgttcgaacgttttgttactattttgtatagttacgttcgaacattttgttactattttgtatagttacgttcgaacgtgtaaTACTGTtaaaacgtattttatttacattcgaacgtacatatcagaaatgctaaactcatccacttaataaacaaaccaattgtttcatattacagtatatatttcacaaccaacattgtttgaaactatttttaaattagatgttaaaaacgtaatatacaaataaaattcatttctttttcttttctcgcccagcacgattctgttgcaatgacataacacgctccatttgcagcatcatctctcgctgcacttgctcttgaacctcactacggattctttcctcctggtctctttgttggtcctgcaaacgcgtctctaaatgagactgtcactctaagagagactccaactcttgctgtctagacctcatatactcattctcgcatcgtgcagcttctaaatttttggtaagattattaatttgtgatgtcgatcaatgaggttgaggaagatgaaccggaatgcttgaaagattgtcccaaacctcttgccatactagagttgggcccaagcacctgtgtta
This is a stretch of genomic DNA from Carya illinoinensis cultivar Pawnee chromosome 15, C.illinoinensisPawnee_v1, whole genome shotgun sequence. It encodes these proteins:
- the LOC122297604 gene encoding transcription factor MYBS3-like, which gives rise to MGHNLRTCITHKMSLTGNKYFRLFGVQLDLSSSSSSSASSSFVMRKSFSMDGLSNWFTLSSSSSSDLTTDGKFPQCNEFISDGVVTATRNRKRKKAVQWSEEEHLAFLAGLEKLGKGNWRGISTNFVTTRTPTQVASHAQKHFLRQIETCPNKRKRSRPSLFDVRMAKFTDPQLVSTSVFEPISSSRTVVMTEASVDPLMESSSKISSSAVLDCSTESQIN